The genomic window TCTCGAAGGGTAAAAACAATAACATCCTCATAACTTTCAATGTCAAAATATTCCCAGAAAACATCGTGGAAATAGTAAACAGTTTCTCCCTCAACCTCTTTAAGTTTGGAATAGAGGTTAAAGAAAACGAAATTAAAAGAAAGCTCACAGTAATTAGAAGTGCCTTCGTCGAGTACAACCTGAGGTCATGGTACTACACAATCACTCCCAACAGGATTGTTTTCTTGCCTGCCACCACGGAGGTTTGATTTTTACTTTAAAATTTCCACAATCTTGTCCCATATCTTCTCTGCCAGCTCCTTTTTGCTCATCAGCGGGAACTTCTCATAGCCTTCCTTGGTTACCCAGTAGACTTCGTTCACTTCACTTTCGAAGGCAACCTCTCCCCTGTTAGCTATTACCACGTCGCTCTTCGCCTTTTCTATTTGCTTTCTCGCCTGCTCGATTAGCTCTTCTTCACTAACACCGTACTCCGCTTTGAAGCCCACCAAAAAGACATCGGGCTGGAGTTCCTTGACCCGCTGGATTATCTTCGGCGTTGGGACAAGCTCGATGACCAAGGGCTGGCCGCTCTTTATCTTACTTTCCGCTTTCTCCTTGGGGGTGAAGTCGCTAACGGCAGCTGCCAGAATAACAACGTCGTATTTCTTGGTTGAAAGCTCTTTTTCTATTGCCTCAAGCATCTCTTCGACTGTTTCAACCTCTATTTGGTTTTCGACAAAGCTCGGCACGCTTCCCTTGGTTCTTATGAGTGTCACTTCCGCTCCTCTAAATTCCGCCTCCTCGGCTATCGCAACACCCATCTTCCCACTGCTCCTGTTGGTGATGAATCTTATCGGGTCTATGTACTCCCTTGTAGCCCCCGCAGTTACCAGGACTCTCTTCCCAGCTAAATCCTTCTTGTGAAGCTTTTTTATAACGTGATAAACTATTTCTTCTATCGAAGCTACTTTAGCCTTCCCTTCCTCAAACCTCGGCCCAATAAACTCGACTCCAAGCTTCTTGAGCTTTTCAATGTTCTCCTTTATTATCGGATGCTCATACATCGTCGAGTGCATTGCCGGAGCAATCATTATCGGCGTATGGGCAAAAGCCGTCGTTACAACGGTGGTAACGGGAGTATCATCAATTCCGCAGGCTATTTTGCTTATCGTGTTAGCGGTTGCCGGGCATACAAGAATTAAATCTGCTTTGTTCCCGTGTTCTCCGGCAAGCTCAACATGTTCAACGAAGCCCGTTATTTCCGTAACCACTTTATTGCCAGTAGCAAATTCCATTGCGTAGGGATGGATTATCTTCTGAGCGTTTTCGCTCATAACTGCATGAACTTCTGCTCCGTGCCTTATGAGCTCCCTTGCAAGCTTGACACACTCCACGGCCGCTATGCTTCCCGGTATGGCAAGCACTATCTTCTTTCCAACAAGCTTCCGGCTCTTTGTTGCATATATAAGCTTTACATGATGAAGCATTTCACTCACCAGAGAAAATTGGGGAGATTATATTTAAGGTTGCTGTTTTAGAGGATCTTTTTAAACTCCCTCTGCAGGAGAAAAGCATGCTTTTCTTCTAGGGCTCTTTCATCAACTATAAGGACAAGAATCGAATCTTTAAGCAGGATTTGATCCTTCAAATTAACGAGAAATCTAAAAACAGGCTCAAACCCGTTCTCTAGGATAAGATATTCAACCGTTCTGCCTACCCGTAAAGTGTGTGTAGGGTGTTAATTTCGTAACGGGTAGGCTTCCAGCCTCCCGTCTTCATTGGCTGGCTTTCGGGGGGAACGGAGACTCCCCACATCTTCAAGGCTCTCGACAGTCCCCATTCGGGCTTGACAAACCCCACATTCTGGGAACTGCTTCACCACAAGGAAGTATAATTAGAGACTATTTAAAAATTACGGAAAACAAAAGAATTCAAAAGTTCCATTTATCACTACCTATGAAACAGCCCATCAATAATCAAAGCATCTCCACTTGTGGCCATAGTCACCGCCCAGTAAAGAATCTTTTCAAGGTGAGTTGGACTAACCGAATTCTCTTTTTCCACTTTGCTCAACCACAGAATAGGGAGTTTATACTTCTCAAAAAGATGGGGATTTCTAACAACCGCCAATATGTTCCTATCTCTAAGAATTTCGGTGATAAGGTAATCAATGTTAAGTGAAGGATAAATATATGCACCTGAAGAAAGCGGCTTATCGCTCACCCTTCGCTTGTTATTTGGAATAAAAATTCCAAGAAAGTTCTTCATTATGCCAAAAGCAAACGGAATATAAAAAAGAGCAAAATAAGCGCTTTCTCCAATGACATCATTTTCAACAAATAACATTGCAAAATTAATACTCATCATGGCGACTTTAGTTACGATAGATCCCCTTATAAAATTGTTGGTAATAAGTTTTTAATGAACTTGGTTAGTAACAAGAGTTAAAACACCCTAGTTCCCACCACCTGTGAAGTTGTATAATCTGTCCAGATTCACGGCCAGAATCGCCCCTAAAATCCTGACAGCTAACCCCCTCAAACTAACACTCCTGCTCGGCCTCAGAAGAAACTCAGAAAACTTCGAAAACAAAGTCTCAATCCTCCTGCGAAAGTCAGACAAGTACTTGTAAAACTTCTTCTCCTCCAGATTACTAATCTGATTCCCCCGCTTTACTGGCGTGTAAACAACGCCAAACCTCAAAAACTCCTCCTCGAGTTCCCTGCTAACATACCCCTTATCCAAAAACAGAAAACAGCCGGAAAACTCCTCAACAATCACCCAGAACTTTTCCCGGACAACACTCACATCATGCTTATTCGCCGGATCAACAGACAGTAAAGCCAGCAAATTTCCATCAGAGTAACAGGTCAGCTTGTACCCATAGTAAAACTTTTTTTAGAGGGAACAAACCCAACTGCGGGCTTTTCAGAGATGACTTCTGAAGAACCCTCCTTATCCTTCCTGTTTTTTCTGGCCAACTCCTTGGTCTGAATGGGCTTTGAGTCCAGTATTCTAACGTATTCTCTGGCGTGTTTTTTGAATAATTCTTCCTGTGCTAGGAGTAGGAGTTTTTCGTGCCTGTTCAAGCGTTCTGTTAGTTTGTTGTACCTGATTTTGGGGAACAGTTTCATTTCTTCGATTAGGACTCTGTAAGCGTGCTTGTAAACTCCGTTAAAGTGCAAGTGTGCTAGTATTGCGAAGGTTATTAGGTCGTAGAGGCTGATTATTTCCCTGTGAGTGTTTTTCGGGTAGTGTTTGCTGATTATCGGATAGATTTCGGATTTTATGATCAGGATTTCCTGCTGAAAGTTCATAACAACCACCAATCAACCAAAAAACTTAAGTACTTATAACCCTAACGATCTAATGGGAACTAGGGTTTAAAACGATATCCAAACCTACTCCTCCCTAACGGCATCTTCCTCGAACTTCCTCATTTCTTCCCTTGTCCCCACCCACACAACTATAACAGGCTCAACTGTTATCATGCCGTCCTTTATCATTGGCTTTATCTCGTTTATAGCCCTCTCTATCATGTGCCCCCTATCCACGGCCTCAATTATTATCGGCAGATCCGTTGAAAGCCTTAAAACATCACTTGAGTGCACTCTACTCTTTTTTCCAAAGCCATAAATCCCTCTATATACAGTTGCCCCAGCAAGTCCCATCTCCCTCAGTTTTTCTACTATTGCCTTATAAAGCGGTCTTCCATGCCAAGTATCACTTTCCCCTATGTAAATTTTCATTCTCAGGGTATTCCAGTGTTCAATTTCTACCATCCTTTCACCTCCTTGCAAGAAGGAATCCCAAAAATACTAAACCTACGGTTATTATAACGTTTGCCGAGATGTTCATTAGGGCAAGAAAATGCTCCCTCTCTCTTAAAAGGCTAAAAGTCTCGTATGAAAAAGTCGAGAACGTACTCAATCCACCGCAGAACCCGGTTCCAAAAAAGGCTCTCCAGTTGGGAGAAACTTCATAGCCGAAGAAGATTAGTCCATATAAATAACCAAGCAGAAAGCTGGCTGTACTATTCACCAATAAAGTTCCTACCGGAAAATCCTTGTAAACTGGGAGTAAGCCCGCAATGCCATAGCGTATTATTGCTCCCAGCATTCCCCCAATGCCAACTGCCAAGAGGATTTTAGTGTTCATTCCCATACCTCCCAAGCAGTATTCAAAAGCTCAGAAGATCATTAAGTGCCCTCAACGCTCTATAGGTGTTTTGGAAGTTTGAAATCCCCATCTCAAGGCTCCTTCTAAAGCCCCCGTTGGGATTCTGGAGAGCTCTTATAAACCTTATGTGAGGTTCTATGTAGCGAGGCTTTTCGTTAATAAGCCTTAAGCCCCTAACCGCGTAGAATGTTGGCTCCAGATAGGGTGGGAGAGAATAAGGTACCTCCGTAAAGCCGCCGTAAACTTCGCACTTGTGGAAGTGCCCTGTTTTTGGAACTGGGTATCCCAGCGCATTGAGCGAAAAGATCGCTTGGCAAGTCATGGTTGTTGTTGCCTGCTTCACACCATAGCCGTCGCCTTTCCTAAAGCTCTCAATGAAGTCCTTTATCTTCCTCTTCTCCGCGGAAGAAACTTTGTAATTTCCTGCTCTAAATGCCCTAAGCACCCAGTAGGTTGCTTCAAGTGGTGTTGCAGTTCCGAATTCCTCGCTCCCCCCAAGACCAACGGCAAATTTGCCTTCAAGGGGGCTATACTTTTCAAAGACCAGTGAAAGTCCTTCTTTTGCTAGGTCTTTTTGCCCCTAGAATTGCGAGCCCTTCAACTGCCATGGCTATTGCAACAGTTGCTTGTTGGGGTTTTAGGGAGGTGTGTAAGAATTCTATTGTTTTTTCTTCATCTGGGACTTCTAGTCCAAGAAGATCATAGATTTTAACCGCATAGTAAGTGTCGTTTACGTTAGTCTCGTTCAGCAGAGAAACAAAGCAATAGCCACCGTCTTCATGTCTCCTTCCCTCAAGGTACCTCAGCACAGCATTTATATCAACATATTTCTCAAGCTTCGAGCCCATTCTACCGCCTCCCAAAGTTTTAGCGGAGAACAGGCGTCATCAGCCCTCAGCGGGCGGTTCGGGCTCGAAGCCCCAGGCGGACGCCATCGCCCAAGACCTTCTTCTTAGGTAATTTTATAAGCTTTTCTTTTGGAAAGATAAAATAACAAGCAAGCGAGTGGTGAAATATGGAACTTATTGGCTTTGTACATCTTGGCAACACATTCAACGAAAAGGTAATTGCCAGAGCCTATAAGCGAGTTAACAGCTATTTTAAGTCAAAGAACCTCCCGATAAGACTTGTTTATCTTGGAGAGATCGAACTGGGTCCAGGATATCTTGTCAATATCCAAACAGATAGCGGGAGCGTTAAAGGGTACCCCCTCGAGGGAATTACCGAGCTTTTGCACGCTAAACTTTTACATGTTCAGGAAGAATTTCTTGAAAAGAAGAAAGCAAGAGCAGAAAAAAGCAATTGCCTTGGCAAAGAAGTTGTCATGAATAAGATATTTGGAATAGTAAACTTCCCCATAGTGTCAAGAAACCCCTATCTGGATTTTTACGAGAAATTTTTGGGAGTTCAGCAGGATTTTCACAAATTAACGGTCATGGTTCTCTCGGTAAAGCCTTTTGAATCTGAAAACGAGAAGCTTTTTGAAGACAGGCTTTTCAAAGGAATTTTGCATGAAATTGGCCACGCTTTCGGATTAAATCACTGCCAAGAAGACTGCGTTATGAACCCTCCAAAGATCGTTGCTGAATGGGACTTAAGAAGGGACGATTTCTGTGAAAAGTGCTTTTTGGAGCTGAGGAAGAATGTTAGAGGGGAAACGGATTAGCGTTGTTATCCCTGCTTACAACGAGGCAAAAAGAATTGGAAAGGTTCTCCTAAGAATTCCGGAGTTCGTTGATGAGGTTATTGTGGTTGACGATGGAAGCACAGATAACACTTCTGAGGTTGCAAAGAGTTATGGAGTGGAAATAATCCGGCTTGAGGAAAATCAAGGCAAAGGAGTGGCAATGAGAGAAGGGATCAAGAATGTAAGCGGAGACATTGTGGTTTTTATGGATGCAGATGGCCAGCACAATCCAGAGGAAATTGAGAAGCTCCTCTATCCGATTTTGAGAGGGGAGGCAGACTTTGTTATAGGCTCTCGGCTGATAAAGGCACAAGGAAAAAGACCGCTTATAAGAAAGATAAGCAAC from Thermococcus bergensis includes these protein-coding regions:
- the coaBC gene encoding bifunctional phosphopantothenoylcysteine decarboxylase/phosphopantothenate--cysteine ligase CoaBC — translated: MLHHVKLIYATKSRKLVGKKIVLAIPGSIAAVECVKLARELIRHGAEVHAVMSENAQKIIHPYAMEFATGNKVVTEITGFVEHVELAGEHGNKADLILVCPATANTISKIACGIDDTPVTTVVTTAFAHTPIMIAPAMHSTMYEHPIIKENIEKLKKLGVEFIGPRFEEGKAKVASIEEIVYHVIKKLHKKDLAGKRVLVTAGATREYIDPIRFITNRSSGKMGVAIAEEAEFRGAEVTLIRTKGSVPSFVENQIEVETVEEMLEAIEKELSTKKYDVVILAAAVSDFTPKEKAESKIKSGQPLVIELVPTPKIIQRVKELQPDVFLVGFKAEYGVSEEELIEQARKQIEKAKSDVVIANRGEVAFESEVNEVYWVTKEGYEKFPLMSKKELAEKIWDKIVEILK
- a CDS encoding DUF835 domain-containing protein; the encoded protein is MLENGFEPVFRFLVNLKDQILLKDSILVLIVDERALEEKHAFLLQREFKKIL
- a CDS encoding DUF835 domain-containing protein gives rise to the protein MLFVENDVIGESAYFALFYIPFAFGIMKNFLGIFIPNNKRRVSDKPLSSGAYIYPSLNIDYLITEILRDRNILAVVRNPHLFEKYKLPILWLSKVEKENSVSPTHLEKILYWAVTMATSGDALIIDGLFHR
- a CDS encoding IS982 family transposase (programmed frameshift) — its product is MVVMNFQQEILIIKSEIYPIISKHYPKNTHREIISLYDLITFAILAHLHFNGVYKHAYRVLIEEMKLFPKIRYNKLTERLNRHEKLLLLAQEELFKKHAREYVRILDSKPIQTKELARKNRKDKEGSSEVISEKPAVGFVPSKKKFYYGYKLTCYSDGNLLALLSVDPANKHDVSVVREKFWVIVEEFSGCFLFLDKGYVSRELEEEFLRFGVVYTPVKRGNQISNLEEKKFYKYLSDFRRRIETLFSKFSEFLLRPSRSVSLRGLAVRILGAILAVNLDRLYNFTGGGN
- a CDS encoding DUF190 domain-containing protein, whose translation is MVEIEHWNTLRMKIYIGESDTWHGRPLYKAIVEKLREMGLAGATVYRGIYGFGKKSRVHSSDVLRLSTDLPIIIEAVDRGHMIERAINEIKPMIKDGMITVEPVIVVWVGTREEMRKFEEDAVREE
- the crcB gene encoding fluoride efflux transporter CrcB — protein: MNTKILLAVGIGGMLGAIIRYGIAGLLPVYKDFPVGTLLVNSTASFLLGYLYGLIFFGYEVSPNWRAFFGTGFCGGLSTFSTFSYETFSLLREREHFLALMNISANVIITVGLVFLGFLLARR
- a CDS encoding zinc metalloprotease encodes the protein MELIGFVHLGNTFNEKVIARAYKRVNSYFKSKNLPIRLVYLGEIELGPGYLVNIQTDSGSVKGYPLEGITELLHAKLLHVQEEFLEKKKARAEKSNCLGKEVVMNKIFGIVNFPIVSRNPYLDFYEKFLGVQQDFHKLTVMVLSVKPFESENEKLFEDRLFKGILHEIGHAFGLNHCQEDCVMNPPKIVAEWDLRRDDFCEKCFLELRKNVRGETD
- a CDS encoding glycosyltransferase family 2 protein, giving the protein MLEGKRISVVIPAYNEAKRIGKVLLRIPEFVDEVIVVDDGSTDNTSEVAKSYGVEIIRLEENQGKGVAMREGIKNVSGDIVVFMDADGQHNPEEIEKLLYPILRGEADFVIGSRLIKAQGKRPLIRKISNFLSTGLIKFKLGIDVKDTQSGFRAIKREFLPEIESKRYEVETEVLIKAVKMGARVKEVPVERIYGVETGHFRLEDVLRFIRSIIKY